The proteins below come from a single Ictidomys tridecemlineatus isolate mIctTri1 chromosome 8, mIctTri1.hap1, whole genome shotgun sequence genomic window:
- the LOC101978423 gene encoding gap junction alpha-1 protein has translation MADWSFLSKLLDKVQGHSNSGGKVWLYVLFIFRILILKTAIESVWGDEQSAFRCNTQQPGCENVCYDKSFPISHVRFWVLQIIFVSTPPLLYLAHVIYVMHKEEKPNKKLDETDEYKVEKQKKDIEIEDKCVITEKDQVKMEGSLKISYIISIFFKCVFEVAFLLIQWYIYGFSLSAVYTCKREPCPHQVDCFLSRPTEKTIFIIFMLVVSLVSLALNIIELFCSYFDRPSMYSQLKKCSSPTAPRSPTFPPVEKTVTGDRNNSSYPICNKQASGQNKANDSTEQNPMGQAGSTFFNSHNQTFYFPNDNSNSKEITAGHDPQPPTRVD, from the coding sequence ATGGCTGACTGGAGTTTCTTAAGCAAACTCCTTGACAAGGTCCAAGGCCACTCCAATTCTGGAGGGAAGGTGTGGTTGTATGTTCTCTTCATTTTTCGAATCCTGATACTGAAGACAGCAATTGAGTCAGTTTGGGGTGATGAGCAGTCTGCCTTTAGGTGTAACACCCAACAACCTGGTTGTGAAAACGTCTGCTACGACAAGTCTTTCCCAATCTCTCATGTGCGCTTCTGGGTCCTACAGATCATATTTGTGTCCACACCCCCACTTTTGTACCTGGCTCATGTGATCTATGTGATGCACAAAGAAGAGAAACCGAACAAGAAACTTGACGAGACTGATGAGTACAAGGTAGAAAAGCAGAAGAAGGATATTGAAATAGAGGACAAGTGTGTCATTACGGAGAAAGATCAAGTGAAAATGGAAGGAAGTCTGAAGATCTCCTACATCATCAGTATCTTCTTCAAGTGTGTCTTTGAGGTAGCCTTCTTGCTGATCCAGTGGTACATCTATGGATTCAGCTTGAGTGCTGTCTACACTTGCAAAAGAGAGCCCTGCCCACATCAAGTGGACTGCTTCCTCTCTCGCCCCACAGAGAAAACCATCTTCATCATCTTCATGCTGGTGGTGTCCTTGGTGTCTCTTGCCTTAAATATCATTGAACTATTCTGTTCCTACTTCGACAGACCCTCAATGTATTCCCAGTTGAAAAAATGCTCCTCACCAACTGCTCCCCGGTCACCTACGTTTCCTCCTGTGGAAAAGACAGTCACTGGTGACAGAAACAATTCTTCATACCCCATTTGTAACAAGCAAGCAAGTGGACAAAACAAGGCTAATGATAGCACAGAACAAAACCCAATGGGGCAGGCAGGAAGCACCTTCTTTAACTCCCACAACCAGACTTTTTATTTCCCCAATGACAACTCAAATTCTAAAGAAATCACTGCTGGACATGACCCACAGCCACCAACCAGAGTGGACTAG